The region acggagacgtatcacccctattatgtcaattgcctaacagtaatttgtctaccatgCCACTACCTATTTTtgagagagatgccactagtgaacctatggcccagGTCCATTATCCATTAATATAAAGCTCTTGTAAATTTGCTCTTTTACTTTCCTTTTACTTTTTAGCACTTTGCTATTATCACTATCCATTTGCTTCTAATCTTGTAACTAGCAAGATGGGATTGATAACCTCCTAGTCAGGCTCGGTGCAAGCATTTGTATTGTGTTTGTGTGTAAGTGTTGTTTACATTTTAGCTTGGTGAGTCCTACTGctttgataaaccttggttcttaacagGGGGAAATACTTTCTACTGTGCTACAtcacctttcctcttcagggaatcCAACAACTCCAACAAAAGTAACATCGTAGTACAATTTTGGGGACTGTCCGTGGCACATAGGAGTGTTTCAATAGATTAAGATTAGAAAGACAAGTTTGAGGTGGTTTGCTGTTAAGCACACCTACGCAATTTCATCTTACTTTCTTCGATTAAAAAGTAGAAACTTTGGATTAATTATTTATTGCACATGTTGAGGGATTATCATGATGTTTAACCATGTTAATGATGTTGAGAGTTGACAATAGCGAACGTatgaacactaggccttgtttccacgcatTCAAACACTATTTTACtcatttttgttacttgttaccttgctgtttttatttattcaaattACAAAACCTATTTCCACCATCAATATCACACATCTATCATCATcttttcgtcgaactagtgcacctatacaactaacAACTGCATTGAGTGTTTTGGGGGCACAAGAGACCACTTGTATTTGTTtgtagggttatttgagagagaccatattcaccaTGCACCTgttgcggattgataaaccttaaacCATGAAAATTTGCCGTTAtactacaaaactctatgcttggtgGTCCAACAGAGTTCACAAGAATAAAGTTATGTAGTGGACATCACCCTGTGCGCCCTTCTGGGCTGGCCCATATGCATAGCGGGACGCCTCCATTTTTACATTTTTTTGCtttcttcttttctattttctattttttttgcttcttgttttttattttatgttttttacTTCTTCAAATAATTTGAGGTTTCCAAAAACTTTCAAATTAATTTTTTGTGTGAATTTTGAAACAAAAAATGTTCGAGAAATCATAAAATATTCATGAATAAAAAATATTtatgattttgaaaaatgttcgggAAATTGTAAAATTTTCATGATTTAAAAATATGCTCACGAATTTGAGAAATGTTTGGGATTTCATATAATTTTCATGAATtagaaatgttcacaaaaattcaaaaatgtttgcgaatttcaaaaaaaatgcaaagttttataagtaatcatggattcaaaaaatgttcatggattcaaaaaatgttcatggattcaaaaaatgttcaccaaaACAATATAGGTTTTCATGTATTTCAAAAATTATTGCTGAATTTCAAGAAAATATTCGTCAATTCCAAAATTGTTTGCCGATTCAAAAGAATGTTCAAgagtttcaaaaaattgttcacaacaTGGGCACGGGACTGACCTGCTTTCTAATAGAGACATGACATAGTGTAAGCCTATTAGGACTTTTTGTGGAGTACAGCCCATTAAAATTTTATTAGGTAACGAGGCCTATTGTTCTTTTGAGAGCACTAGCAACCGCCCGGCCCAATCTGCTACCTCCTGGTCGCCTATAAAATCATAAACCCTAACGTCTTCCTGCGCCCTccttcgccgccgccacccacgaCCACCACCGGAGccggaggaagagaggaagggagAAGCCAACAGGTAACGATGGTGTCCGGCTCCGGTGTGTCCGCTCGTCGCGTGGTGGTGGATGCGCGCCACCACATGCTGGGTCGCCTTGCGTCGATCGTGGCCAAGGAGCTGCTCAACGGGCAGCGCGTGGTGGTGGTCCGGTGCGAGGAGATGTGCATCTCCGGCGGGCTGGTCCGTCAGAAGATGAAGTACCTCCGCTTCCTCCGCAAGCGGATGAACACCAAGCCCTCGCACGGCCCCATCCACTTCCGCGCCCCCTCGCGCATTTTCTGGCGCACCGTGCGCGGCATGATCCCGCACAAGACGCCCCGCGGCGAGGCTGCGCTCGCCAGGCTCAAGGCGTTCGAGGGCGTCCCGCCGCCTTACGATCGCACCAAGCGTATGGTCATCCCCGACGCGCTCAAGTACGCGCCTTATCTTTGTTGCTTGCGCTCTAATGGCGGATTTAATTAGTTATGTGGTGATGGTCTTTGTCTGACTACTTGTTGGATAGGGTTCTGAGGCTGCAGCCGGGGCACAGGTACTGTCTGCTCGGCGAGCTTTCCAAGGAGGTCGGATGGAACTACCATGAAACTATCAAGGTACGTTTTGTTACAATCGATCACTCTGGGTGTCACCTCTGAACAAAATGATGAGTATGTGATGCATACATATGACTCTTTGGCCCACAATGTTAGATTGTGGTGGTTGTCCTGTGGGTTTAGTTTGTAGATGTCAACCAGATTGTTATTGAGAATTTGAGATAATAGCTTCTCACTGTGTGGCTAAGTCAAAATTATTTGCTGTCGAGCTGAAACACAGGTTAGGTTATTCGTTGCCATGGAATAAGGCTTTCGATAGTGATAGGGTGAAATGCTGAATTGTATAAGCCTATTTTACTGATTTTAACAAAAGGCACTGTCAAGTTTCCTTTTGTGCTTAGCCTAGTACCTTCCATCAGTACCCTTGTTAAGTGCATTGAGAACTGTTTTTGTGCCATTTGAATTTGTTGATTTTTCACATTGCAAGTGTGCAAATTTAGCATGACTGGGATGATGCAGAAACTCAGGACTGATGTCCATTGATTTTTCACAAAGATGATGCTTACAACCAGCTACTTCTGACTAGTCATGCTATTTTTTTGACAGCAAAAGCTATTTTAATTCGTCTGTTCCCTCATGTCTGACGATAGACATGTTTTTCTTTTAGCCTGATTCTGATTAATTTTGTCAATGATGATTTCTGATTGATCATGGCATTTGTTGCCACATTCCATTGTAAGATTCTCATTTATTAACATTTGGCTGTGGTTATTATCATGTCCTTTTGTTGGTTTCTCTTGTGTTTTAATGATATGCCTATGATGTGAGATTAATATTTGCTACTCTTGATGGGTGCTGCCCAGTTGACGACTATAACCACCAAGATCTCTGAGGCGTATTTAACAACCAGCGATTCTTATTGTTATTTAAAATTTGTTGGCTAGTTCGTTTCAATAATTTGAACTCAGATACAAATCATAAAACTGCGATTTGGACTTTGGCACCTGTTCCTCATTCAACATTTGTCTGTGGCTTTTAGCCTGTTCTTTTATTTGTTGTGCTTCAGTTATAAGCCTGTGATGTGAGATTAATATTTGCTACTCTTGATGGGTGTTCCCCAGTTGATGACCATAATCACCAAGATCTCTGAGGCCTCTTTTAACTTCTAGCGATTCTTATTGTTATTTAAAATTTGTTTCCTAGTTTGTTTCAATTATTTGATTCTCATTTGACATTTGGCTGTGGCGTTTAGCTTGTTCTTTTGTTTGATTCTCCTGTGCTTGAGTTATAAGCCTATGATGTGAGATTAATATTTGCTACTCTTGATGGGTGCTCCCAGTTGATGACCATAATCACCAAGATCTCTGAGGCCTCTTTTAACAACCAGGGATTGTTTTCTTATTATTGTCTAAATCTGTTATAGTTTGCTTCATTTATGTAAGTAGAGATAGCAAATCATAAAACTGGGATTGGGTCTCTTAATACCTGTTCCTCATGTAACATTTGACTTGGCTTTTACCCTGCTCTTTTGTTTGATTCTCCTGTACTTTAGTTATAAGCCTATGATGTGAGATTTATATTTGCTACTCTTGATGGGTGCTCCCCAGTTGATGATCATAACCACCAAGATCTCTGAGGCCTCCTTATGACAGCCATGGCTTGTTTTCTTATTGTTCTAATTTTGTTAGCTAGTTCGTTTTAGAAAAAAAAGCCAGAATCAGATTGCACATATCGTAATGATGTTAGAAAAATGGCCATTGACCACCAAGATCTTGTTGTGCATTTCATAGTTGATAATGGCCATTGACCACCAAGATCTCCAGCGTGATGTTAGGTTCTTGATTGGGGACTGTTTTTAATCCTTGATTTGAGCGCATGCCTTGAAAACATATGTATACTTGCAACTAGATGTTATTTGGAAAATGGCTCATCACCTTTTTTGTTTAAACTGGCAGGAACTGGAGGAGAAGAGAAAGGAGAAGGCTAAGGTGTCGTACGACAGGAGGAAGCAACTGGCCAAGCTGCGCGTCAAGGCTGAGAAGGCTGCCGAGGAGAAGCTGGGTTCTCAGTTGGACATCCTGGCACCAATCAAATACTAGTGTGCCCCGCAGTCATGCATCGTCTGTTTTGCTGGATAATGGTGGTTATTGTTTACGTTATTAGTAGCCTGAGAGTGTCGTTGAGATTTGAAACCTCTGAATATCTATACTCTTCCAATCTTTGTAGCAAATGGATTGTTTGGTATTGTTGTTTTCGCCCCATGAGATTTCCTAGATGTTGCTGTTTTCTCCCATCATGTTTTTGTTGTCGCCAGGAATTTACGCTTCTAGATCCAGCTCTCACACAAGTCAAGCGTGCAAGCTAGTTAAAGCACATTGATCCGCTGAGTCTCGGCGTGATATAAATTGAAAAAGAGGCAAACTGAGATTATCGAACGGGAAGTAAACATGGCGGAGGCTTGCGCCAAACACCTCCCCAGCGCTGCTACCCTTAGAGGAGTGCTGGTCAATAGCAACATTACATACCGGTTCAGGTGTTTGCTAACATTGCAGTTTAAGCAAAGGCGAGGTTTTCTCTGCCTATTTCGCTGGTTACAGAGGATCGAACACCTCACCATCATGCGATCCGACAGTTTCTGGACATCCAAATCGAAACATTTGGGCCATCAGAATATCTTCTATTTCCACGTTGGAATTTTTAGTTTAAACCGATGGCGAGCTGCATTCCAGAAATTGGTAGGTTGCATCTATTTTGGGGTCTTTTCATATGTGACTCAGTTGGACTTGACTGAGTAAATGTATGCCAAAAACGCATGTTTGGCTACCGTAGCTACCGTTGACTTGCTTGCGCTCTGGGTGAGAACCTAGACCCAGTTTCCCGGTTCGGACGATGGCGGCGCTAGAGGTGTCGCTCTCCCTCATGGGGGCATCGTTTTTGGAGCAGCTGCCGGATGGGGAAGACAAAAGGTGGAGCGGTGTTTCATTTACCGCATCGAAGACGACGGATCTCGGTGGCATGGCGCAGCAGGGTCTTGGCGGCGGAGGTGTGATGATGGACGCGCAGGGAGGTGGTGTTGTTTGGCACTGTGGTAGCGTCGACGCCAGTCCTGGCAAAGTCGATGCGTCTGTACAtgctctgaagatggatcggtGGATGATGGTGGTGGCGGCCTCTGAGGGTGCGCCAGACCGGTGTGACCTAGTCCCGGCAGTGGTCTGGCTGGGccatccggctttagatgttaggctttggtgcgatgtctgtttggtattctgCTCGGACATTGGGCACCCTTCATCAtggggataggagtagcgacaggtgtTGCTAAGTTGATGGCTTCAGGCTTACTGATATATTACTTTGTAAGATCTTTGtggataattaataaaatggctgcatcatcgtccagatgtagaggccgggggtatATCTTTTTTTCTAAAAAAGGAAAATGCATGTTCTGCACCTTGTTTGGTAACCTACATATAGGCTAGCTGCATCAGGTAACCAATTTTTCCCTGATGTTTGATGGCATGCGTTGGGCATGGCGTAATTTGTGATCATCCCTTCTCACTAGTGGTGACCTTACCGCACACGATCAAAACATCATTTCAGTCCTAGCTAGTACATGAATGGTAGTTCATCTTAACTACTAACAAATAGGATAGGAATTAACAGTCATATGGCTCAACAGGGAAAAGTTCATCGATGCCGAACTAGGCGAAAGTCTATCCTCTTCTTATACACCTACTACTAAAATTGCCTTTCAGCATCTCAAAGAAGCACCTGCTGCAGCTCCAATGCTAGCTCTACCAGACTTCAAGAAACATTTTGTTGTAGAAACAAATACTAGCAACAAAGAGATTGGAGTTGTGCTTATGCATGAGGGTCACCCTCTCTCACCTCGGCAAAGCTCTGGCCCTAAGAGCATCTCCATCCGCGCCCCAACAGGCCCCCAGGCccctttttcggcgccggcgcccaaAAAAGGCCCAGACGTGCCCCCAAAAGCGCATTTTTGGCCGGTTAGGCCCAAAACTGGCGCCGGCAGACCAAGGCCAAACccggcgcgtgatacgtctccaacgtatctacttttccaaacacttttgcccttgttttggactctaacttgcatgattttaatggaactaacctggactgacgttgttttcagcagaattgccatggtgttatttttgtgtagaataaaagttctcggaatgacctgaaacttcatggagtcacgttttggaattaataaaaaatattggcgaaagaatcaacagaagggggcccacaccctgtccacgagggtgcagggcgcgccccctgcctcgtgggtcccctggacctccaccgacctcaactccaactctatatattcatgtttggggagaaaaaatatcagagagaaggattcatcgcgttttacgatacagagccgccgccaagccccgttcttccttgggagggcagatctggagtccgttcggggctccggagaggggaatccgtcgccatcgtcatcatcaaccatcctccatcaccaatttcatgatgctaaccgccgtgcgtgagtaatcccatcataggcttgctggacggcgatgggttggatgagatttaccatgtaatcgagttagttttgttagggtttgatccctagtatccactatgttctaagattgatgttgctatgattttgccatgcttaatgcttgtcactagggtccaagtgccatgatttcagatctgaacctattatgttttcatgaatatatgagtgtccttgatactatcttgcaagttatagtcacctactacatgttatgatccagcaagccccggagtgacaatagtcgggacacttcccggtgatgaccgtagtttgagaagttcatgtattcactaagtgctaatgctttggtccggttctctattaaaaggaggccttaatatcccttagtttccaataggacccgctgccacaggagggtaggacaaaagatgtcatgcaagttctttcccataagcacgtatgactatattcagaatacatgcctacattatattgaataactggagctagttccgtgtcaccctatgttataactgttgcatgatgaatgccatctaacataattatccatcattgatccattgcctacgagcttttcatatattgatctttgctaagttacttctccgttgccagttacgattgctacaaaactgctactgttacttttgccactgttaccgttgtttccatactagtttgctactaaatactttgatgcagatattaagtctttcaggtgtggttgaattgacaacttagctgctaatacttgagaatattctttggctctccttgtgtcgaatcaataaatttgggttgaatactctaccctcgagaactattgtgatcccctatacttgtgggttattaagacttttttctggcgccgttgccggggagcatagctctgttctttgagtcacttgggatttatatctgttgatcactatgaggaatttgaaagatcaaagaacccagatt is a window of Triticum dicoccoides isolate Atlit2015 ecotype Zavitan chromosome 2B, WEW_v2.0, whole genome shotgun sequence DNA encoding:
- the LOC119363910 gene encoding 60S ribosomal protein L13a-4-like codes for the protein MVSGSGVSARRVVVDARHHMLGRLASIVAKELLNGQRVVVVRCEEMCISGGLVRQKMKYLRFLRKRMNTKPSHGPIHFRAPSRIFWRTVRGMIPHKTPRGEAALARLKAFEGVPPPYDRTKRMVIPDALKVLRLQPGHRYCLLGELSKEVGWNYHETIKELEEKRKEKAKVSYDRRKQLAKLRVKAEKAAEEKLGSQLDILAPIKY